One Agrococcus jenensis genomic region harbors:
- a CDS encoding GOLPH3/VPS74 family protein: MDLTIPEAVLLLAIDDEAGTPLIDDSSLGIAMAAAATAQLLLDGRMRLAGAGEPGSPEGALVAATGGTDARLEPLVAEVAGRTPKAAIERVAGWGGTRTPGGRLRGRLTDDFAAAGVLAREQDRFLGMTWRERWERGERRAVEDALQARARAVLDGSDEPRVATALAILHGAKALPAVFPDLPKEALERRGEELASASWASASVRAAIEAIEAAMVAIMVVTMIVPMTSSGS; encoded by the coding sequence ATGGACCTCACGATCCCGGAAGCCGTGCTCCTGCTCGCCATCGACGACGAGGCGGGCACGCCGCTCATCGACGACTCGTCGCTCGGCATCGCGATGGCGGCCGCTGCGACTGCGCAGCTGCTGCTCGACGGGCGGATGCGGCTCGCGGGCGCCGGCGAGCCCGGCTCGCCGGAGGGCGCCCTCGTCGCCGCCACCGGCGGCACCGACGCGCGGCTCGAGCCGCTCGTCGCCGAGGTCGCCGGGCGCACGCCGAAGGCCGCGATCGAGCGGGTGGCCGGCTGGGGCGGCACGCGCACCCCGGGCGGGAGGCTGCGCGGGCGCCTGACGGACGACTTCGCGGCCGCCGGCGTGCTCGCGCGCGAGCAGGATCGCTTCCTCGGCATGACCTGGCGCGAGCGCTGGGAGCGCGGCGAGCGCCGCGCGGTCGAGGATGCGCTGCAGGCCAGGGCGCGCGCGGTGCTCGACGGCAGCGACGAGCCGCGCGTCGCGACGGCGCTCGCGATCCTGCACGGGGCCAAGGCGCTGCCCGCGGTGTTCCCCGACCTGCCGAAGGAGGCGCTCGAGCGCCGCGGCGAGGAGCTCGCGAGCGCGAGCTGGGCGAGCGCGTCCGTGCGCGCCGCGATCGAGGCGATCGAGGCCGCGATGGTGGCGATCATGGTCGTGACGATGATCGTGCCGATGACGTCGAGCGGCTCCTAG
- the treS gene encoding maltose alpha-D-glucosyltransferase translates to MSFTSSFTSPIPIIGGNVPGLALDRDWHRKSVFYEVMVRSFVDSNGDGFGDFQGLTSKLDYLQWLGVDGIWVPPFYQSPLRDGGYDVSDFKAVLAEYGTIDDFSHFVAEAHARNMRVMIDMPINHTSDQHPWFLASREDPEGPYGDFYVWRDSDDGYPNVRIIFVDTEESNWAFDAVRRQFYWHRFFSHQPDLNFENPAVHAAIEDVLRFWLDLGVDAIRLDAIPYLYESEGGNGESEPATHEYVKRLRRIVDDEYPGRVLIAEANQWPAETAAYFGTAAEPECHMAFDFPTMPRIFYSLRAQNALELKRILAEQVDVPPGAAWGVFLRNHDELTLEMVSEEYRQAMYGWYAYDPRMRSNVGVRRRLSSLLDNSRAELELANALLFSLPGSPFLYYGDEIGMGDNIWLDDRDASRTPMQWTPDRNAGFSNADPGKLFLPVVQSLVYHYAAVNVESQMAQASSLLHWMRSVLHVRRAHPVFGLGDITVLDTDNDAVLAFVRSYEGDGSYAGPRAERVLCVFSFSHNPVHVTIDAPQFARARLNDLFGGGQFPTIAEDGRFSLTFGTQSFYWLGLS, encoded by the coding sequence GTGAGCTTCACCTCCAGCTTCACCTCGCCCATCCCGATTATCGGCGGCAACGTGCCAGGCCTCGCCCTCGATCGCGACTGGCACCGCAAGAGCGTCTTCTACGAGGTGATGGTGCGCTCGTTCGTCGACTCGAACGGCGACGGCTTCGGCGACTTCCAGGGCCTCACCTCGAAGCTCGACTACCTGCAGTGGCTCGGCGTCGACGGCATCTGGGTGCCGCCGTTCTACCAGTCGCCGCTGCGCGACGGCGGCTACGACGTCTCGGACTTCAAGGCCGTGCTCGCCGAGTACGGCACGATCGACGACTTCAGCCACTTCGTCGCCGAGGCGCACGCCCGCAACATGCGCGTGATGATCGACATGCCGATCAACCACACGAGCGATCAGCACCCGTGGTTCCTCGCCTCCCGCGAGGACCCGGAGGGCCCGTACGGCGACTTCTACGTGTGGCGCGACTCCGATGACGGCTACCCCAACGTGCGCATCATCTTCGTCGACACCGAGGAGTCGAACTGGGCGTTCGACGCCGTGCGCCGCCAGTTCTACTGGCACCGCTTCTTCTCGCACCAGCCCGACCTCAACTTCGAGAACCCCGCCGTGCACGCCGCGATCGAGGACGTGCTGCGCTTCTGGCTCGACCTCGGCGTCGACGCCATCCGGCTCGACGCGATCCCCTACCTCTACGAGTCGGAGGGCGGCAACGGCGAGTCCGAGCCCGCCACCCACGAGTACGTGAAGCGACTGCGGCGCATCGTCGACGACGAGTACCCGGGCCGCGTGCTCATCGCCGAGGCGAACCAGTGGCCCGCCGAGACGGCCGCGTACTTCGGCACGGCCGCGGAGCCCGAGTGCCACATGGCCTTCGACTTCCCGACGATGCCGCGCATCTTCTACTCGCTGCGGGCGCAGAACGCGCTCGAGCTCAAGCGCATCCTCGCCGAGCAGGTCGACGTGCCGCCGGGCGCCGCGTGGGGGGTGTTCCTGCGCAACCACGACGAGCTGACGCTCGAGATGGTGAGCGAGGAGTACCGGCAGGCGATGTACGGCTGGTACGCCTACGACCCGCGGATGCGGTCGAACGTGGGCGTGCGCCGCCGGCTGTCATCGCTGCTCGACAACTCGCGCGCGGAGCTCGAGCTCGCCAACGCGCTGCTCTTCTCGCTGCCGGGCTCGCCGTTCCTCTACTACGGCGACGAGATCGGCATGGGCGACAACATCTGGCTCGACGACCGCGACGCATCCCGCACGCCGATGCAGTGGACGCCCGACCGCAACGCCGGCTTCTCGAACGCCGACCCAGGCAAGCTGTTCCTGCCGGTCGTGCAGTCGCTCGTCTACCACTACGCCGCCGTCAACGTGGAGTCGCAGATGGCGCAGGCGTCGAGCCTGCTGCACTGGATGCGCTCGGTGCTGCACGTGCGCCGCGCGCATCCGGTGTTCGGCCTCGGCGACATCACGGTGCTCGACACCGACAACGACGCCGTGCTCGCGTTCGTGCGCTCGTACGAGGGCGACGGCAGCTACGCCGGGCCGAGGGCCGAGCGCGTGCTCTGCGTCTTCTCGTTCAGCCACAACCCGGTGCACGTGACGATCGACGCCCCGCAGTTCGCGCGCGCCCGGCTCAACGACCTGTTCGGCGGCGGCCAGTTCCCGACGATCGCCGAGGACGGGCGCTTCTCGCTGACCTTCGGCACCCAGTCGTTCTACTGGCTCGGCCTCAGCTGA
- a CDS encoding glucose-6-phosphate dehydrogenase, with product MAPSRSTTLLILGASGDLTSRLLLPGIATLLRSQPSRRVEIVGADLRELAAGDWHDRVRTALNVGGAQGAAAKAVLSSTRYVATDATDPVALRALLDSIACDRLVIYFALPPHITELVCGTLEQIGVPDGTILAIEKPFGDSLESARRLNALVTRIVPEERIFRIDHFLGLHTVLNLLGLRFANRLLEPTWDRDGIERVEILYDETVTLEGRAGYYDRNGALRDMIQSHLLQIMALIAIEPIASVGERDLRDAISQVLRAASVVDPVRHSRRARYTAGAVEGRDVPDYVAEEGVDPSLGTETLAEVQVEIANPRWAGVPFILRSGKSLAGVRKRAIVHWKAPAHVPKGLSGRDTPDRFVIDFKPDGFELHLTTNGKGDPFTLEQTVLRGELGGGSLLPYGEVLASILDSDPRLAVRGDAAEECWRIVEPVLDAWRSDAVPMHEYRAGSRGPRGWRTN from the coding sequence ATGGCACCGAGCCGCTCGACCACCCTGCTCATCCTCGGCGCATCCGGCGACCTCACGAGTCGCCTGCTGCTGCCGGGCATCGCCACGCTGCTGCGATCGCAGCCGTCGCGCCGCGTCGAGATCGTCGGCGCCGATCTGCGCGAGCTCGCCGCGGGCGACTGGCACGATCGCGTGCGCACCGCGCTGAACGTCGGAGGCGCCCAGGGCGCGGCTGCGAAGGCCGTGCTGTCGTCCACGCGCTACGTAGCGACCGACGCCACCGATCCGGTCGCGCTCCGCGCACTGCTCGACAGCATCGCGTGCGACCGGCTCGTCATCTACTTCGCGCTGCCGCCGCACATCACCGAGCTCGTGTGCGGCACCCTCGAGCAGATCGGCGTGCCCGACGGCACGATCCTCGCGATCGAGAAGCCGTTCGGCGACAGCCTCGAGTCGGCGCGGCGCCTCAACGCGCTCGTCACCCGCATCGTGCCCGAGGAGCGCATCTTCCGCATCGACCACTTCCTCGGCCTGCACACGGTGCTGAACCTGCTCGGCCTGCGCTTCGCGAACCGGCTGCTGGAGCCGACCTGGGACCGCGACGGCATCGAGCGGGTCGAGATCCTCTACGACGAGACCGTCACGCTCGAGGGCCGCGCCGGGTACTACGACCGCAACGGCGCGCTGCGCGACATGATCCAGTCCCACCTGCTCCAGATCATGGCGCTCATCGCCATCGAGCCGATCGCGAGCGTCGGTGAGCGCGACCTCCGCGACGCGATCAGCCAGGTGCTGCGCGCGGCGAGCGTCGTCGACCCCGTCCGGCACTCGCGCCGCGCGCGCTACACCGCGGGCGCCGTCGAGGGGCGGGACGTGCCCGACTACGTCGCCGAGGAGGGCGTCGACCCGTCGCTCGGCACCGAGACGCTCGCGGAGGTGCAGGTCGAGATCGCGAACCCGCGCTGGGCGGGGGTGCCGTTCATCCTGCGCTCCGGCAAGTCGCTCGCGGGCGTGCGCAAGCGCGCGATCGTGCACTGGAAGGCGCCCGCGCACGTGCCGAAGGGGCTCTCGGGCCGCGACACCCCCGATCGCTTCGTCATCGACTTCAAGCCCGACGGCTTCGAGCTGCACCTGACGACGAACGGCAAGGGCGACCCCTTCACCCTCGAGCAGACGGTGCTGCGCGGCGAGCTGGGCGGCGGGTCGCTGCTGCCCTACGGCGAGGTGCTGGCGTCGATCCTCGACAGCGACCCGCGGCTCGCGGTGCGCGGCGACGCCGCCGAGGAGTGCTGGCGCATCGTCGAGCCGGTGCTCGACGCGTGGCGATCGGATGCGGTGCCGATGCACGAGTACCGGGCGGGCTCGCGCGGCCCGCGCGGGTGGCGCACGAACTGA
- a CDS encoding inorganic phosphate transporter yields the protein MQETVILAIVVVVALAFDFTNGFHDTANAMAPSVATGALKPKPAVALSATLNLVGAFLSIEVARTVGSGIVDLTGVDGESLMLIVLCGLTGAIVWNVLTWLFGLPSSSSHALFGGLIGATIAALGLTGVLWGGVAQKILIPALLAPVIAGLVAFCGTWLVQRVTAGLSERRERTDFRWGQIGAASLMSLAHGTNDAQKTMGVIFLALVAHGTLDPEADMPLWVRVVCAVAIAAGTYMGGWRVIRTLGKGIVDISPRQGMSADFSSASIILTSSHLGLPLSTTHVASGSVIGSGVARTDAKVRWSVARRMLIAWLITLPAAGAVGALCFGIASIFGHLGGSIVVTLLLLAACLVMWLRSRASHVGHHNVTEEWDQPKAERKREIDRELSAVASGIAPLAKPRKRKKRPKPRTEDR from the coding sequence ATGCAGGAGACCGTCATCCTCGCGATCGTCGTGGTCGTCGCGCTCGCGTTCGACTTCACGAACGGCTTCCACGACACCGCGAACGCGATGGCCCCGTCCGTCGCGACCGGCGCGCTCAAGCCGAAGCCGGCCGTCGCCCTCTCCGCGACCCTCAACCTCGTCGGCGCGTTCCTCTCGATCGAGGTGGCGCGCACCGTGGGGTCGGGGATCGTCGACCTCACGGGCGTGGACGGCGAGAGCCTCATGCTCATCGTCCTGTGCGGGCTCACCGGCGCGATCGTGTGGAACGTGCTCACGTGGCTCTTCGGGCTGCCGTCGTCGTCGAGCCACGCGCTCTTCGGCGGCCTCATCGGGGCGACGATCGCGGCGCTCGGCCTCACCGGTGTGCTGTGGGGCGGCGTCGCGCAGAAGATCCTCATCCCGGCGCTGCTCGCGCCGGTGATCGCCGGCCTCGTCGCCTTCTGCGGCACGTGGCTCGTGCAGCGCGTGACCGCGGGGCTGAGCGAGCGGCGCGAGCGCACCGACTTCCGCTGGGGCCAGATCGGCGCCGCCTCCCTCATGTCGCTCGCGCACGGCACGAACGACGCCCAGAAGACGATGGGCGTCATCTTCCTCGCGCTCGTCGCGCACGGGACGCTCGACCCGGAGGCGGACATGCCGCTGTGGGTGCGGGTCGTCTGCGCGGTGGCGATCGCCGCCGGCACCTACATGGGCGGCTGGCGCGTCATCCGGACGCTCGGCAAGGGCATCGTCGACATCTCGCCGCGGCAGGGCATGTCGGCCGACTTCTCGAGCGCCTCGATCATCCTCACCTCGAGCCACCTCGGGCTGCCGCTGTCGACCACGCACGTGGCCTCCGGCTCCGTCATCGGCTCGGGGGTCGCCCGCACGGACGCCAAGGTGCGCTGGTCGGTCGCGCGCCGCATGCTCATCGCGTGGCTCATCACCCTGCCCGCGGCGGGTGCCGTCGGCGCGCTGTGCTTCGGCATCGCCAGCATCTTCGGGCACCTGGGCGGATCGATCGTCGTCACCCTCCTGCTGCTCGCCGCGTGCCTCGTGATGTGGCTGCGCTCGCGCGCGAGCCACGTCGGCCACCACAACGTCACCGAGGAGTGGGACCAGCCGAAGGCGGAGCGCAAGCGCGAGATCGACCGCGAGCTGAGCGCGGTCGCGTCCGGCATCGCGCCGCTCGCGAAGCCGCGGAAGCGCAAGAAGCGACCCAAGCCCCGGACGGAGGACCGCTGA
- the aztC gene encoding zinc ABC transporter substrate-binding protein AztC: protein MSARRSSRRAAAAVAALAVAIGVAGCAPVAAEQPSIVVTTNILGDVVGELVGEQAMVTTLMRPNADPHSFEISAQEAAGLESADLVVANGLGLEEGLEQHVAAAEAAGVPIVEAGDHVDVLEYSSEDAAGADPHFWTDPTQMRAVVDALRAAIAEHVHGIDVTVLDEAAAAYGGQLDALDADLAARFGAIPEARRAFVTNHHVFGYLAERYGFRLVGAVVPGGTTLAAPSASDLADLAGAIRDAGVPVIFAESSQPDRLVQVLAEEAGLEVRVETLFTESLTGPGEGAETYLEMLRANADRIEAALA, encoded by the coding sequence ATGAGCGCGCGTCGCTCGAGCCGCCGCGCGGCGGCTGCCGTCGCCGCGCTCGCGGTCGCGATCGGGGTCGCGGGCTGCGCACCCGTCGCCGCCGAGCAGCCCAGCATCGTCGTGACCACGAACATCCTCGGCGACGTCGTCGGCGAGCTCGTCGGCGAGCAGGCGATGGTGACGACCCTCATGCGGCCGAACGCCGATCCCCACTCGTTCGAGATCTCGGCCCAGGAGGCCGCAGGCCTCGAGTCCGCCGACCTGGTCGTCGCGAACGGCCTCGGGCTCGAGGAGGGCCTCGAGCAGCACGTCGCGGCTGCAGAGGCCGCGGGCGTGCCCATCGTGGAGGCCGGCGACCACGTCGACGTGCTCGAGTACTCGAGCGAAGACGCCGCGGGCGCGGACCCGCACTTCTGGACCGACCCCACGCAGATGCGCGCCGTCGTCGACGCGCTCCGCGCCGCGATCGCCGAGCACGTCCACGGCATCGACGTCACGGTGCTCGACGAGGCGGCGGCCGCGTACGGCGGGCAGCTCGACGCCCTCGACGCCGACCTCGCCGCGCGCTTCGGCGCGATCCCCGAGGCACGGCGCGCGTTCGTGACGAACCACCACGTCTTCGGCTACCTCGCCGAGCGGTACGGCTTCCGGCTCGTCGGGGCGGTCGTGCCCGGTGGCACGACCCTCGCCGCGCCGAGCGCGAGCGACCTCGCCGACCTCGCGGGCGCGATCCGGGACGCCGGCGTGCCGGTGATCTTCGCGGAGTCGTCGCAACCGGACCGGCTCGTGCAGGTGCTCGCCGAGGAGGCCGGCCTCGAGGTCCGCGTCGAGACCCTCTTCACCGAGTCGCTCACCGGCCCCGGCGAGGGCGCCGAGACGTACCTCGAGATGCTCCGCGCGAACGCCGATCGCATCGAGGCAGCGCTCGCCTGA
- a CDS encoding RDD family protein translates to MTSTPPPSSQPPGWYPDPYAATPGIERWWNGLQWLAETRDPAAQPTWSPAPWEDVPEPERQTASWGARLGAYLLDMIPMVVLAMVVLGAFGWFGLVGRAAEGDEAAFAELEALSAPGSPASIASIVIGAIAYFCYNVGFHMAKGQTPGKMLVGIRVRMRDEDRLPDARAAIVRWAVQQGAPQLLSGFAGLGFFAGVFSIVDHLWPLWDPRGQALHDKAARTIVVRAPRRGVS, encoded by the coding sequence ATGACCTCGACGCCGCCGCCGTCCTCGCAGCCGCCCGGGTGGTACCCGGATCCGTACGCCGCGACGCCCGGCATCGAGCGCTGGTGGAACGGCCTGCAGTGGCTCGCCGAGACGCGCGACCCGGCCGCGCAGCCGACCTGGTCGCCCGCCCCGTGGGAGGACGTCCCGGAGCCGGAGCGGCAGACCGCCAGCTGGGGCGCTCGCCTCGGCGCCTACCTGCTCGACATGATCCCGATGGTGGTGCTCGCCATGGTCGTGCTCGGCGCGTTCGGCTGGTTCGGCCTGGTCGGCCGAGCGGCGGAGGGCGACGAGGCCGCGTTCGCCGAGCTCGAGGCGCTCAGCGCGCCCGGCAGCCCCGCCTCCATCGCGAGCATCGTGATCGGCGCGATCGCCTACTTCTGCTACAACGTGGGCTTCCACATGGCGAAGGGCCAGACGCCCGGCAAGATGCTCGTCGGCATCCGGGTGCGGATGCGCGACGAGGACCGGCTGCCGGACGCGCGGGCGGCGATCGTGCGCTGGGCGGTGCAGCAGGGCGCCCCGCAGCTGCTGAGCGGCTTCGCCGGGCTCGGCTTCTTCGCCGGCGTCTTCAGCATCGTCGACCACCTGTGGCCGCTGTGGGATCCGCGCGGGCAGGCGCTGCACGACAAGGCCGCGCGCACGATCGTCGTCCGCGCGCCGCGCCGGGGCGTCAGCTGA
- a CDS encoding DUF11 domain-containing protein has protein sequence MRHRGHRALAAAVAITTSLLAPLGAAPAAATEPPHEPDEVTATLTLLAEVDGGDGGDAALGEWVLEAVGPTPIRGASGDPSVTGTPVAAGAYALQVTGGRGGYGASAWSCTGGVLDQATVTLVAGDDVTCAVVLDDHPVDLALTLDDGGAAPANGGAFDLAIGVHNLGARDVDLDEAVTAIAAVPVGAVVTAVPGGCSASAGIVTCGIDPAALAAGAAVSLSIALRFDAGATAGAFVTVASVSTDDDAAPVPAACGASNNVDCEQTELRYPTLTLVQVLATDDGGDATLADFTLSASGPVEIGGPSGAPAVTVAPVPAGAYRLGAAGPAGYAAGAWSCTGGSLEGDTLVITGAIDVTCTIGRDDGAVDLELTASGDEVVAVGSETGLSLLVRNLGARAVDHDEPVAVAVALPTGMRFVSGAGCAADGGTVACAIDPAALGSGAAVRLELRVAIAADAVAGTLDSGATVSTEDDAVPAGGCERPSNNAACLHTRVVAGSVTAQKSVWERVNGAWMSSDGTVRFGDSVQFRIVVRAVGEAPSTGVVLLDRLPDGLRVDEAARCSMPCTVDLDDATGTQRITIGTMAPGDVVTVTIEATVPGVPSQADGTTVRVAFDSAASLSSDNVESAPTNMVTLRASHALPAARRSGGEIPLGGIGLALALLVAGGLLLVRSRELMPR, from the coding sequence GTGCGCCACCGCGGGCACCGCGCGCTCGCGGCCGCGGTCGCCATCACCACGAGCCTGCTCGCGCCGCTCGGCGCGGCACCCGCGGCGGCGACCGAGCCGCCGCACGAGCCGGACGAGGTCACGGCCACGCTCACCCTGCTCGCGGAGGTCGACGGGGGCGACGGCGGGGATGCCGCGCTCGGCGAGTGGGTGCTCGAGGCAGTCGGCCCGACGCCCATCCGAGGCGCGAGCGGCGACCCCTCGGTGACCGGCACGCCCGTCGCGGCCGGCGCCTACGCGCTGCAGGTGACCGGCGGCAGGGGCGGGTACGGCGCCTCCGCATGGTCGTGCACCGGCGGCGTCCTCGACCAAGCCACGGTGACGCTCGTCGCCGGCGACGACGTGACCTGCGCCGTCGTGCTCGACGACCACCCCGTCGACCTCGCGCTCACGCTCGACGACGGCGGCGCCGCCCCGGCGAACGGCGGCGCGTTCGACCTCGCGATCGGCGTGCACAACCTCGGCGCCCGCGACGTCGACCTCGACGAGGCGGTCACCGCGATCGCGGCCGTGCCCGTCGGCGCCGTCGTGACGGCCGTGCCCGGCGGCTGCTCGGCGTCGGCCGGGATCGTCACGTGCGGCATCGACCCGGCGGCGCTCGCCGCCGGCGCAGCTGTGTCGCTGTCGATCGCGCTCCGGTTCGACGCGGGCGCGACCGCCGGCGCGTTCGTGACGGTCGCATCCGTCTCCACCGACGACGACGCGGCGCCCGTCCCCGCGGCGTGCGGCGCGTCGAACAACGTCGACTGCGAGCAGACCGAGCTGCGCTACCCCACGCTCACGCTCGTGCAGGTGCTCGCGACCGACGACGGCGGCGACGCCACGCTCGCCGACTTCACGCTCAGCGCATCCGGACCCGTCGAGATCGGCGGCCCGAGCGGCGCGCCGGCCGTCACCGTCGCACCGGTGCCGGCCGGGGCCTACCGGCTGGGCGCCGCCGGACCCGCGGGCTACGCGGCAGGGGCGTGGAGCTGCACCGGCGGGTCGCTCGAGGGCGACACGCTCGTGATCACCGGCGCCATCGACGTCACCTGCACCATCGGGCGCGACGACGGGGCCGTCGACCTGGAGCTGACGGCGAGCGGCGACGAGGTCGTGGCGGTCGGCAGCGAGACCGGCCTCTCGCTGCTCGTCCGCAACCTCGGCGCCCGAGCCGTCGACCACGACGAGCCGGTGGCGGTCGCCGTGGCGCTGCCGACCGGCATGCGCTTCGTGAGCGGGGCGGGCTGCGCCGCCGACGGCGGCACCGTCGCCTGCGCGATCGACCCGGCCGCGCTGGGATCCGGCGCCGCCGTGCGGCTCGAGCTGCGGGTCGCGATCGCGGCGGACGCGGTCGCCGGCACGCTCGACAGCGGGGCGACCGTCTCGACCGAGGACGATGCCGTGCCCGCGGGCGGCTGCGAGCGGCCCTCGAACAACGCCGCGTGCCTGCACACGCGCGTCGTCGCCGGGTCGGTGACGGCGCAGAAATCGGTGTGGGAGCGCGTGAACGGGGCGTGGATGTCGTCCGACGGCACCGTCCGCTTCGGCGACAGCGTGCAGTTCCGCATCGTCGTGCGGGCGGTGGGCGAGGCGCCGAGCACCGGCGTCGTGCTCCTCGACCGGCTGCCCGACGGCCTGCGCGTCGACGAGGCGGCCCGCTGCTCGATGCCGTGCACCGTCGACCTCGACGACGCCACCGGCACGCAGCGCATCACGATCGGGACGATGGCGCCCGGCGACGTCGTCACCGTGACAATCGAGGCGACGGTGCCGGGCGTCCCGTCGCAGGCGGACGGGACCACCGTGCGGGTCGCCTTCGACAGCGCGGCGTCGCTCTCGAGCGACAACGTCGAGAGCGCGCCCACGAACATGGTCACGCTGCGCGCGAGCCACGCGCTGCCGGCCGCGCGCCGCAGCGGCGGCGAGATCCCGCTCGGCGGCATCGGCCTCGCGCTCGCCCTGCTCGTCGCCGGCGGGCTGCTGCTCGTCCGCTCCCGGGAGCTCATGCCCCGCTGA
- a CDS encoding pirin family protein codes for MSNDEALLVEGAERACIDEARAAGVELLLPREVPLGGPRALPVLRSLPNKHRHMIGAWCFADSFGPVDISDGPGMDVPPHPHTGLQTVSWLVEGAIAHTDSTGAQHTVRPGGVNVMTAGHGISHSEYSTSDTAVLHGVQLWTALPLDHHDVEPSFAGVDDVPSARLPGGATVRVFVGSHAGATSAAPTFSPLLGAELRIPGGAEAQLALEERFEHGVLALTPGIALDDVPIGVGEIGVLEPGRASAIVSAERADGVAILLGGVPHEEEVVMFWNFIGRDHATVQRAREAWMAEREAPTDARPRFGVVDDGSGTTLPSPRIPTVELLPRGRAKRR; via the coding sequence ATGAGCAACGACGAGGCGCTGCTGGTCGAAGGGGCGGAGCGAGCCTGCATCGACGAGGCGCGCGCGGCCGGCGTCGAGCTGCTGCTGCCGCGCGAGGTGCCGCTCGGCGGGCCGCGCGCGCTGCCGGTGCTGCGCAGCCTGCCCAACAAGCACCGCCACATGATCGGTGCGTGGTGCTTCGCCGACTCCTTCGGGCCGGTCGACATCAGCGACGGCCCGGGCATGGATGTGCCGCCCCACCCGCACACCGGCCTGCAGACGGTCTCGTGGCTCGTCGAGGGCGCCATCGCGCACACCGACTCGACCGGCGCGCAGCACACCGTGCGCCCGGGCGGCGTCAACGTCATGACCGCGGGGCACGGCATCTCGCACAGCGAGTACTCCACGAGCGACACGGCCGTGCTGCACGGCGTGCAGCTGTGGACGGCGCTGCCGCTCGACCACCACGACGTCGAGCCGTCGTTCGCGGGCGTCGACGACGTGCCGAGCGCGCGGCTGCCGGGCGGCGCGACGGTGCGCGTCTTCGTCGGCTCCCACGCCGGGGCCACGAGCGCCGCGCCCACGTTCTCGCCGCTGCTGGGCGCCGAGCTGCGCATCCCGGGCGGCGCGGAGGCGCAGCTCGCGCTCGAGGAGCGCTTCGAGCACGGGGTGCTCGCGCTGACGCCGGGCATCGCGCTCGACGACGTGCCCATCGGCGTCGGCGAGATCGGCGTGCTCGAGCCCGGGCGCGCCTCCGCGATCGTGTCGGCGGAGCGCGCCGACGGCGTCGCGATCCTGCTCGGCGGCGTGCCGCACGAGGAGGAGGTCGTGATGTTCTGGAACTTCATCGGCCGCGACCACGCCACGGTGCAGCGGGCGCGCGAGGCGTGGATGGCGGAGCGCGAGGCACCGACCGATGCGCGCCCGCGCTTCGGCGTCGTCGACGACGGCTCGGGCACGACGCTGCCGTCGCCGCGCATCCCGACCGTCGAGCTGCTGCCGCGGGGACGCGCGAAGCGGCGCTGA
- a CDS encoding HhH-GPD-type base excision DNA repair protein: MTRELHLTGDDAADRLLSDDDFALLTGMLLDQQVPMETAFAGPAKLRDRLGDLDAAAIATMDPDAFQAAFAEKPAVHRFPGSMAKRVQQLAAVVADEWGGDAGAIWRSGDPDGAEVLRRLQALPGFGEQKARIFLALLGKRAGFDGAGWREASAPYGEEGSKRSVADIVDADSLAEVRKAKQAAKAAAKEAAG, from the coding sequence ATGACGCGCGAGCTCCACCTCACCGGCGACGACGCCGCCGACCGCCTGCTCTCCGACGACGACTTCGCGCTGCTGACGGGCATGCTGCTCGACCAGCAGGTGCCGATGGAGACGGCGTTCGCGGGGCCTGCGAAGCTGCGCGACCGGCTCGGCGACCTCGACGCGGCGGCGATCGCGACGATGGACCCCGACGCGTTCCAGGCCGCGTTCGCCGAGAAGCCGGCGGTGCACCGCTTCCCCGGCTCGATGGCGAAGCGCGTGCAGCAGCTCGCCGCGGTCGTCGCTGACGAGTGGGGCGGCGACGCCGGCGCCATCTGGCGATCGGGCGATCCGGACGGCGCGGAGGTGCTCCGTCGGCTGCAGGCGCTCCCGGGCTTCGGCGAGCAGAAGGCGCGCATCTTCCTCGCGCTGCTCGGCAAGCGCGCCGGCTTCGATGGTGCGGGATGGCGGGAGGCGTCCGCGCCCTACGGCGAGGAGGGCTCGAAGCGCTCCGTGGCCGACATCGTCGACGCCGACTCGCTCGCCGAGGTGCGGAAGGCGAAGCAGGCGGCGAAGGCCGCCGCGAAGGAGGCCGCCGGCTGA